In a genomic window of Streptomyces sp. NBC_01231:
- a CDS encoding DUF2127 domain-containing protein, translating to MKIDWDRRTCARRGHVTYAPDEPALRERLHAETALGTAWRCLRCGDFALGAPHGSGPADRAPLVPRGKVLRDLFILRFLAIERAVRGVFIVLVAVAVWKFSNSRDAVRELFDEYLDVFRPVFRHFHYDLDHSPVVGSLQKTFGYRHSTLVLVAVLLLAYALIELVEAVGLWYVKRWAEYLTVVATAAFLPLEIYELTERISWLKIATLVLNILAVVYIALAKRLFGLRGGRGAFEEERRSASLLEVEESAGSAV from the coding sequence ATGAAGATCGACTGGGACCGGCGGACCTGTGCCCGGCGCGGGCATGTGACGTACGCGCCGGACGAACCCGCGCTGCGGGAGCGGCTGCACGCGGAGACCGCCCTCGGCACGGCCTGGCGCTGTCTGCGCTGCGGCGACTTCGCCCTCGGCGCCCCGCACGGCTCCGGGCCGGCCGACCGGGCCCCGCTCGTCCCGCGCGGCAAGGTGCTGCGCGACCTGTTCATCCTGCGCTTCCTGGCGATCGAGCGAGCCGTGCGCGGGGTGTTCATCGTGCTGGTCGCGGTGGCGGTGTGGAAATTCAGCAACTCCCGGGACGCGGTCCGCGAGCTCTTCGACGAGTACCTGGACGTCTTCCGGCCCGTCTTCCGCCACTTCCACTACGACCTCGACCACTCGCCGGTCGTCGGCAGCCTGCAGAAGACGTTCGGCTACCGGCACTCCACCCTGGTGCTGGTGGCGGTCCTGCTGCTGGCCTACGCGCTGATCGAACTCGTCGAGGCGGTCGGCCTCTGGTACGTCAAGCGCTGGGCGGAGTACCTGACCGTCGTCGCCACCGCCGCGTTCCTCCCTCTGGAGATCTACGAACTCACCGAGCGCATCAGCTGGTTGAAGATCGCCACGCTGGTCCTCAACATCCTCGCCGTCGTCTACATCGCGCTCGCCAAGCGGCTGTTCGGGCTGCGGGGCGGGCGCGGGGCGTTCGAGGAGGAGCGGCGGAGCGCCTCACTGCTGGAGGTGGAGGAGTCGGCGGGGTCCGCTGTCTGA
- a CDS encoding MerR family transcriptional regulator, with the protein MRIGELAARAGTTTRTLRYYESRGLLPARRNGNGYRTYDEDDLKLLRQIRTLQDFGFDLEETRPFVECLRAGHPEGDTCPASLAVYRRKLDELDALIGELRAVREQVGAQLARAERARDALAADAGAPGGPEPGCELGGNLR; encoded by the coding sequence ATGCGCATCGGCGAGCTGGCGGCGCGGGCCGGGACCACGACCCGGACGCTGCGGTACTACGAGTCACGGGGTCTGCTGCCCGCGAGACGGAACGGCAACGGATACCGCACCTACGACGAGGACGACCTGAAGCTGCTGAGGCAGATCAGGACGTTGCAGGACTTCGGGTTCGACCTGGAGGAGACGCGGCCGTTCGTGGAGTGTCTGCGGGCCGGTCACCCGGAGGGCGACACGTGTCCCGCCTCGCTCGCGGTCTACCGGCGCAAGCTGGACGAGCTCGACGCGCTGATCGGCGAGTTGCGGGCGGTGCGCGAGCAGGTCGGGGCGCAGCTGGCGAGGGCGGAGCGGGCCCGTGACGCGCTGGCGGCCGATGCGGGGGCTCCGGGGGGTCCGGAGCCGGGGTGCGAACTGGGAGGGAACCTCAGATGA
- a CDS encoding thioredoxin domain-containing protein, translating into MAEVTDADFETEVVGAELPVLVEFTADWCPPCRQMGPVLSALAEEEGERLKVVQLDVDTNPETTNAYKVLSMPTFMVFRGGEPVKSMVGARPKRRLLEELADVL; encoded by the coding sequence GTGGCCGAGGTGACGGACGCGGACTTCGAGACGGAGGTGGTCGGCGCGGAGCTGCCGGTGCTGGTGGAGTTCACCGCCGACTGGTGTCCGCCCTGCCGGCAGATGGGGCCGGTGCTCAGCGCCCTCGCCGAGGAGGAGGGCGAACGGCTCAAGGTGGTCCAGCTGGACGTGGACACCAACCCGGAGACCACGAACGCGTACAAGGTGCTGTCGATGCCGACGTTCATGGTGTTCCGCGGCGGTGAGCCGGTGAAGTCGATGGTGGGGGCCCGGCCGAAGCGGCGGCTCCTGGAGGAGTTGGCCGACGTCCTCTGA